Genomic window (Pyrus communis chromosome 13, drPyrComm1.1, whole genome shotgun sequence):
gtcaaaggaaaagaaactcACACCCCCCTCCTCCACATGACAAACTTTCATGGGAATGTTATCGCATCGTCTCTCGAGGGCTTCTAGGTCTGCTTTGGGTGGTGGATGACCTCTGAAAAACGGAAGGCAAGTggagatttgaataaatatagtTACATGGGAACGAAATACTGATCGGATCATTTAACAGTACAGAGaatgaggaaagaaaaaaaaaaatcgcagCTAATCACAAACAGAATAAACTTCATTAAATTCTTACGATTTACCAAAATATGAATACCTGGTAAAGCAGAGCACAAAACTTGGGTCACCAGGAGAAGACTTCCTGAACTTGCTGTTTGGGAGATAAACATCAAATACCAGCCTTGTTTCATTAATTTGCATATCATTGAACAATCCAATGACAGACCTAGACTCTTCTGAATCCAAGTCCACCTCCTCATTGCTATCAAGGCAACCGTGACAAGTAACAGATTCATGATTACTCTTCGCACTCTTCATAGACCAGGGAATACCATGCCGCCCAACAATGTAACCAAGAGATTTGAGTTGCCTATAAGCTTGAAATTCCTCCCAACTGCACCCATGCTTTCCATTTGAAATCTTCACATACATACCTTCCAAGGAAGGGCTGATATCACGATCATCCATGAGAAGCAAAGCCCCTATTTCAATCAAAAACCTTTAAAGGACTCTTAAAATTTGCTAACACATATTTCAATGGGACAAATGCACAAATTTCATGATCTACCAGAATTCGCACTTAAATCATGTTGACGACAGATGTTGAGTTTGGAAAACATTTACCACATCATTGGCTTGCCAATAGGCAGCAAGTCAGTGATTGCTAAACATGTAAATGGCAAATTAGATAAAGGTCAGCCTAGGTGTCTACAGTATGTTAGGAACTCTGCCAAAAGCCTTTACAAAAGCTAATTGCCGTTTACATGTTTAGAAATCACCACCTTTCTGTCTATCGGCAAGCAAGTAATGTGGTACATGTCTTACAAGCTCAACATCAATTGAATTCGTGTAGGGCTTAGGTTTCTAGGTGAAAGGAACAATTTCATAAGACAACTATTGGGCTAGCAAGACTTTGAAAGGCATATATTCAACTACAAACAACGTGTTCAAAATCTAAGGCTTCTTGAAGCATAAAGTAAGACAGAAATGAAGGAAATCAAGATTGTTATAATTGAGTTACTTCAAatccaattaaaattaaaatatagttttttCACTTACAAAACTTCCTCAATGAAGAAATAGAGCTTGCCACTACGAACAATTCCCGTGGTCCTCCAAATTGTACCCTTTTTATCTACAACCTCAGCCATGCCCATCTCATCACTCCAGCGAGCCTTCAATATCACTTTCCTGAAAATAAAGCTCAACATCAGAACTATACGTAAATAAACTATTCAGTAACTTTTTCATAAAGATAATTAATTACCTGAATTGCGACTTGGAAGCAGACGCAGAAGCATAgtgatcttct
Coding sequences:
- the LOC137713804 gene encoding tRNA-splicing endonuclease subunit SEN54-like, coding for MEVVDREKKKKINDIDEEEDHYASASASKSQFRKVILKARWSDEMGMAEVVDKKGTIWRTTGIVRSGKLYFFIEEVLFLIEIGALLLMDDRDISPSLEGMYVKISNGKHGCSWEEFQAYRQLKSLGYIVGRHGIPWSMKSAKSNHESVTCHGCLDSNEEVDLDSEESRSVIGLFNDMQINETRLVFDVYLPNSKFRKSSPGDPSFVLCFTRGHPPPKADLEALERRCDNIPMKVCHVEEGGVSFFSFDKVELPILP